The DNA window GGCCTGACTCGCAACAATCGGGTCGAATGCGCGTGCGTGTCCTTTTCACATTCGTCGGCGGTCGCGGTCATTTCGAGCCGCTGCGCGCGATCGCATGCGCTGCAGAGGCGGCGGGCCACGACATCGCCTTTGGTTGCGCGCCGCGGATGGTTTCCACGGTCGAGGCTGCGGGATTTGAGGTCTTCGCCATGGGCACGGACTTGGGCGGTCCGCTGAAGCGGCTTCCGCTGCGTCCGTTCGACCGCGAACGGGAAGACCGGGATCTTCGCGAGCGCTTTGCCCGTCGCGCGGCCGGCTACCGTGTGCCGCTCACCGTCGAGTTGTGTCGGGAGTGGCAGCCCGATGTTCTGGTATGCGATGAGACGGACTTTGGAGCCATGGTGGCCGCCGAGTGTCTGGGGCTGGTCTTCGCGACGGTCCTGGTGATCGCCACTGGGTCCTTCGTGCGCGCCCAGGTGGTCGGTGTGCCACTCGACGAACTGCGCGCTGAACACGGCCTGCCTCCGGATCCCGAACTCGCGATGCTCGGCCGCTATCTCGTGCTCTCACCCTTCCCACCCGGCTATCGCGATCCCGCCTGTCCTCTACCGGTTACGGCGCACTCCATCCGGCCATCCAGGCCGGGACCGGTTACAGGCTCTGCACCGCAATCGTCATCGCTGCGACCCGGCGCGCCGACCGTCTATTTCACGCTGGGCACGGTTTTCAATACGGAATGCGGAGATCTGTTCGCCCGTGTGCTCGCCGGGCTGCGCGATCTGCCCATCAATCTGATCGCCACGCTGGGCCCAGGCATCGATGTCCAAGAGTTCGTTCCACAACCCGCCAATATCCGTATCGAGAACTACATCCCCCAATGGTCGCTTCTTCCCCATTGCGATCTGGTCGTTTGCCACGGCGGATCGGGGAGTGTGATGGGCGCGCTGGCTCACGGTCTGCCCTCGCTGCTGATCCCACTGGGCGCCGACCAGGCCGAGAATGCGGACCGCTGCGTCGGTCTGGGTGTTGGGCAGGTACTCGATGCGTTGCGGGTTACGCCCGAAAGCGTCCGTCTGGCGGTCGAGACGCTACTGGGCACTCCTTCCTATCGGCGGCGGGCCCAACGCCTGCGAGATGAGATCGCGGCTTTGCCGGGACCGGACTACGCGATCGGTCTGTTGGAGCGGCTGGCGCGCGAGAAACAGCCGATTCCAAGCACTTGAGTGGTGCGCCTGAGGTGTGATCTGCGTGCCCTGGGGTGGCGCCGATCGTCCGGACGGGCTAATCAGCTCCTTCAATCGGGTCCGAGCCCGAAAGCGGCGAACAACAGGATCTCGGGTTTTTCCCTCTGAGGTCGCGCCGCCAACGAATTCTTCTCGCCCTTCTCTGTTGTTTGGGCCAGAAACGTACAGCCGTACCGAACAGGCCCTGTCTGCGCGCGTGCGGCGGAGATCTAGTTCTAAATGTCAGTATCTGTATCCACTTCTTCGACCGGATTTCGCCAGTTTGGGCTCAACGAGGCCCTCGAGCGTGGCATCCGCGCAGCCGGTTTTGAAAATCCCCGGCCGATTCAGCTCGAGACCATTCCCGCCGGCCTGGATGGCCGCGATGTGCTCGGCCTCGCCCAGACCGGTACGGGCAAGACGGCGGCCTTTGCGCTGCCGCTGCTCGACCGGCTGCTCGAGATGCCTGGCAAAGGCCCTCGCGTGCTCGTGCTCGCTCCCACTCGGGAACTCGCCACCCAGATCGCGGAGGAGATCCGCACGCTTTCCAGATTCACTCGCTTGAAGATGGTCACCGTCTACGGTGGCGTCTCGATGCGCAATCAGGTCAATGTGCTGCGCCAGCGCCCGGAGATCGTGGTCGGTTGCCCGGGTCGCGTGCTCGACCTGCTCCAACAGGGCGTGCTTCGCCTCGATCGGGTCGAGACGCTGGTGCTCGACGAAGCCGATCACATGTTCGACATGGGCTTCCTGCCCGACATCCGAAAGATCCTCAAGGCGCTGCCGAAGCGTCGTCAGAATCTCTTGTTTTCGGCAACCATGCCGAGGGAGATTCGCAGACTGGCGGACGATCTGCTGAAAGACCCGCACGTGGTCGAACTGGCAGACAGCGCGCCGGCCTCGACTATCGATCACGCCCTGTATCATGTGCCAGAGGGGCGTAAGCGAGCTCTGCTCGAGCATGTGCTCGCCAGTGACGAGTGCGATTCGGCCATCGTCTTCATCCGCACGAAACACCGGGCTCGGCGTCTGGCCGAACAGTTGACCCGGGCCGGGCACAACGCCGTGGGGCTCCAGGGAAACCTGTCCCAGGCCCAACGGGATCGAGCTATGCGCGGCTTTCGCTCGCGTCGCTACGACATCCTGGTGGCCACCGACATCGCGGCACGCGGTATCGATGTGAGCGACGTTTCCCACGTAATCAACTTCGACGTGCCGAACACACCGGAGGCCTACACCCATCGCATCGGACGCACCGGTCGTGCGGAGCGCGAAGGTGTGGCCTGCACGTTCGTCACCAGCGGCGATCGCGCCTGGGTTCGCGCCACCGAACGCATGATCGGCTCAGCGATTCCGCGTCGGAAGGTCGAGGGTTTCGAGGCCGACGCCGAGGCTGAGGCCCTGGCTGGAGAGAAGTCTGAATCCCGGCGCGCTCCACGGTCTGCGCAATCCGGCGGAAGGAAGCGGAGCAGGCGAAGCAATTCAGCTAGCGGGGGTCGCGCTCGAAGGCGGTCCAGCTAGCGGGGTTTGTTTTCGACCGGGTCAGCTGTCTCGTCGATCCAATGAACTCGCCACGTCCTTGCCGCGACTCCACCGGCGGAGCGTAGGCTTCGATCGAGTTCGCTACTTTTTCCTCACGGAACCGGCGCATCCAGCGGCAGTTGGATGCGGGTTCGTGGGGGATCTCGCGATTCGCATTCACATCACCGGAAACGCCGGAGCGGGCAAGACGACGCTCGCCTCGAGTCTCGGCGAGGCGTTGGGTGTTCCCGTCTATTCCCTGGACCCGATCGTTTGGAGTTCGGGATGGAAAAAGACTCCGCCCGAACAGCGGCGGATCGCCGTGCGTGAACTCACCGAGAGGCCATCGTGGATCATCGAAGGAGTCTCCCCGACCGTCCGTCAGGCTTCGGATCTGATCCTTTTTCTCGATGTCCCTCGGTATATCTGTGCGGCGCGGAGGCTCAAGAGGAGCATTCGCTACTTCACCCGCACGCGACCGGGACTTCCGGAGAACTGTCCCGAGTACCAGATCATCCCGCGGCTTCTCCAGATCATCCGCAAGTTCCCGGCCAATGCGGGAAGAGCCATCCATCGGGAAGCTGAGCGGGACCCGATCCGCTACCGCATCATCCGGCATCCCGGTGAAGTCGGGTCGCATATCGCCGAGTTTCTTGACGCCAACCCGCGATCGGTAGCTGAGCCGAATTCTCGTTAGGCAAATCATCTGCCATTCTCATGACAGGAGCTCCGAAATGATTGCGGGAGCGCGCTACGTTCATACGAATCTGATCGCCCGCGACTGGCGCTCGCTCGTTCGCTTCTATCAAGACGCCTTCGGGTGCGTTCTCGTTCCGCCGGAACGTGACTATTCGGGGCCCGAGTTGGATGCGGGAACGGGTGTGCCCGGCGCCAGACTGCAAGGGGTGCACGTGCGCCTCCCGGGTTGCGGGGCCGACGGTCCGACGCTCGAAATCTACCAGTACTCCGAGCAGCAGGACTCGCTCGATTCGACCGTCAATCGGCCCGGATTTGCACATATTGCATTCTCGGTCGAAAACGTTCCGGATGCGCGCGCAGAGGTGCTGTCCCGCGGCGGGTCGGCGATCGCCGATGTCGTAACGCTCTCAACTTCGACCGGCGCGAGCGTTACCTGGTGCTACGTCACCGATCCCGAAGGAAATATCGTCGAACTCCAGTCGTGGTCGTAGCTTCTCAGTATCCACCCCAAACGAGCCGGACTGTTTGGCCGGTGCCTGAATCGGTTCGCGCGAGG is part of the bacterium genome and encodes:
- a CDS encoding glycosyltransferase; the encoded protein is MRVLFTFVGGRGHFEPLRAIACAAEAAGHDIAFGCAPRMVSTVEAAGFEVFAMGTDLGGPLKRLPLRPFDREREDRDLRERFARRAAGYRVPLTVELCREWQPDVLVCDETDFGAMVAAECLGLVFATVLVIATGSFVRAQVVGVPLDELRAEHGLPPDPELAMLGRYLVLSPFPPGYRDPACPLPVTAHSIRPSRPGPVTGSAPQSSSLRPGAPTVYFTLGTVFNTECGDLFARVLAGLRDLPINLIATLGPGIDVQEFVPQPANIRIENYIPQWSLLPHCDLVVCHGGSGSVMGALAHGLPSLLIPLGADQAENADRCVGLGVGQVLDALRVTPESVRLAVETLLGTPSYRRRAQRLRDEIAALPGPDYAIGLLERLAREKQPIPST
- a CDS encoding DEAD/DEAH box helicase translates to MSVSVSTSSTGFRQFGLNEALERGIRAAGFENPRPIQLETIPAGLDGRDVLGLAQTGTGKTAAFALPLLDRLLEMPGKGPRVLVLAPTRELATQIAEEIRTLSRFTRLKMVTVYGGVSMRNQVNVLRQRPEIVVGCPGRVLDLLQQGVLRLDRVETLVLDEADHMFDMGFLPDIRKILKALPKRRQNLLFSATMPREIRRLADDLLKDPHVVELADSAPASTIDHALYHVPEGRKRALLEHVLASDECDSAIVFIRTKHRARRLAEQLTRAGHNAVGLQGNLSQAQRDRAMRGFRSRRYDILVATDIAARGIDVSDVSHVINFDVPNTPEAYTHRIGRTGRAEREGVACTFVTSGDRAWVRATERMIGSAIPRRKVEGFEADAEAEALAGEKSESRRAPRSAQSGGRKRSRRSNSASGGRARRRSS
- a CDS encoding VOC family protein, whose amino-acid sequence is MIAGARYVHTNLIARDWRSLVRFYQDAFGCVLVPPERDYSGPELDAGTGVPGARLQGVHVRLPGCGADGPTLEIYQYSEQQDSLDSTVNRPGFAHIAFSVENVPDARAEVLSRGGSAIADVVTLSTSTGASVTWCYVTDPEGNIVELQSWS